Proteins encoded within one genomic window of Synechococcus sp. PCC 7335:
- a CDS encoding O-antigen ligase produces the protein MNRILRTIEYGFSGMALFIFSGAALLLILSNGANEGDVEVNYDTSLYQLAFLLIYLTTVLLLALRWKKSLYKLTKANFVLGFILFAITSILWSFAPESTFRASIKLIGSGLFGLYLSTRYSIKQLVLILAWVSGITIVLSFLFAILLPQYGVMGGVHAGTWRGVFMHKNILGSRMVISITVFLILIFANRRYRWIPWLGITLAVILLLLSKSTASLLNGVFCIAFFWILQTLRWNYRLMVSSLAMITSISMLLMIYLGNNLEPIAKLLGKDLTFSGRSTLWAAAWEMIQRRPLLGYGYDGFWHGMDGESAYIWVVTGWKMTHAHNGFIEVCLELGLLGFLIFLFSFVQNLSRALALVRLSSSSVAFYPVISLLLFLTSNLAESSLLSSDLACSIYVFLTIAIPKELAFVKSSKTETSLLAVHA, from the coding sequence ATGAATAGGATCTTACGCACCATTGAATATGGATTCTCAGGGATGGCGCTCTTCATTTTTTCTGGTGCGGCGCTACTACTCATTCTTTCTAATGGAGCAAATGAAGGTGATGTAGAAGTCAACTACGATACATCGCTTTATCAGCTTGCTTTTCTACTTATTTATCTAACTACCGTCCTACTTTTAGCACTGCGGTGGAAGAAGTCTCTCTACAAACTTACAAAGGCAAATTTTGTTCTTGGTTTTATTCTCTTTGCCATTACTTCTATACTTTGGTCATTCGCTCCTGAGTCGACTTTTAGAGCCTCTATCAAGCTAATTGGTTCCGGTTTATTCGGCCTCTATCTAAGCACCCGCTACAGCATAAAGCAATTAGTGCTAATACTCGCTTGGGTTTCTGGTATTACGATTGTATTGAGTTTCTTGTTTGCAATTCTGCTTCCTCAGTATGGTGTTATGGGGGGTGTCCATGCAGGTACGTGGCGCGGGGTGTTTATGCATAAAAATATTCTTGGAAGTCGAATGGTGATTAGCATTACAGTCTTCTTAATCCTTATTTTTGCCAATCGACGGTATAGGTGGATTCCCTGGCTAGGTATTACCCTAGCGGTGATATTACTGCTGCTAAGCAAATCAACGGCTTCTTTGCTTAACGGCGTTTTTTGCATAGCTTTCTTTTGGATATTGCAGACGCTGCGATGGAATTATCGACTCATGGTTTCATCTCTAGCTATGATAACTTCCATATCTATGCTGCTGATGATATATCTAGGCAACAACCTTGAACCTATTGCTAAGTTATTGGGTAAAGATCTAACTTTCTCAGGCCGCTCCACACTATGGGCAGCAGCCTGGGAGATGATTCAAAGAAGACCGCTGTTGGGATACGGTTATGATGGCTTCTGGCACGGAATGGACGGCGAATCTGCCTATATTTGGGTAGTGACTGGGTGGAAGATGACCCACGCTCATAACGGTTTTATAGAAGTTTGTTTGGAATTAGGGCTCTTAGGATTTCTTATCTTTCTCTTTTCCTTTGTTCAGAACTTATCTCGTGCTTTGGCTCTCGTACGCTTGAGCAGCTCTTCTGTAGCTTTCTATCCAGTCATCAGCTTACTGCTTTTCTTAACTTCCAATCTAGCTGAATCGTCTTTGCTTTCCTCCGATTTAGCTTGCTCAATCTATGTTTTTCTAACTATAGCAATTCCTAAAGAATTGGCCTTTGTTAAATCTTCTAAAACAGAGACATCTTTGTTAGCTGTACATGCATAA
- a CDS encoding glycosyltransferase family 4 protein gives MKVALLHFCFEDYSVELANGLAEYVDLTLIHPQNCTKACQSVLDPRIHLLSFDKPKMRDPRNLLSMQVLMRMLREVKPDVLHVQEINDVWYLMALLLKKMPPLITTIHDVLPHPGDRDTVFASQLTRRIAFYRSQRLIVHTQSLKQVLIEKFRIEDNRIDVLPHGELGSLYRKRAGAVSPREQHPNTPPAKEPYTLIFFGRIWPYKGLRYLLETLPAVIEKIPKVKLIIAGRGESLSNYFPDGYDDEHLEVFNDFIEDEDVVRLFQRATVTVLPYIESSQSGVAAISYGMGTPVIASNVGGLSEIVHHQKDGFLVPPRDSQALADTIIQLLSDLDLQQRMQAAALARCQNDLNWSKIAFQTVHLYQKIAAKSSMYSSAY, from the coding sequence ATGAAAGTTGCTCTTTTACATTTTTGCTTTGAAGATTACTCGGTTGAGCTAGCTAACGGCTTGGCAGAGTATGTAGATCTTACTTTGATACATCCGCAAAACTGTACTAAAGCTTGTCAGAGCGTTCTAGATCCACGGATTCACCTGCTCAGTTTTGATAAACCTAAAATGCGTGATCCTAGAAACCTTTTATCTATGCAGGTGCTGATGAGGATGCTTAGAGAAGTAAAGCCTGATGTGCTGCACGTACAAGAAATCAACGATGTGTGGTATCTGATGGCACTTTTACTCAAAAAAATGCCACCGCTAATAACGACAATTCATGATGTACTGCCTCACCCTGGCGATCGCGATACAGTATTCGCCTCTCAACTCACTAGAAGAATCGCTTTTTACCGTTCTCAACGGCTCATTGTTCACACGCAGTCTCTCAAGCAGGTATTAATTGAAAAGTTTCGTATCGAAGACAACCGCATTGATGTTTTACCCCACGGGGAACTAGGTAGCTTATATCGAAAAAGAGCAGGAGCCGTTTCTCCTAGAGAACAACACCCTAATACCCCCCCCGCTAAAGAACCCTATACCCTGATATTTTTTGGTCGCATCTGGCCCTATAAAGGCCTACGATATTTATTAGAGACATTACCTGCTGTCATTGAGAAAATCCCCAAGGTAAAACTCATCATTGCTGGACGCGGTGAGAGTCTCTCCAACTATTTTCCGGACGGGTATGACGATGAACACCTTGAAGTATTCAACGATTTTATTGAGGACGAAGATGTTGTTAGGCTGTTTCAGCGAGCAACTGTCACTGTCCTACCTTATATTGAATCTTCACAAAGTGGAGTAGCCGCTATTTCATACGGAATGGGGACTCCTGTAATTGCTTCTAATGTAGGCGGACTCAGTGAAATTGTTCATCACCAAAAGGATGGCTTTTTAGTACCTCCTCGCGATTCTCAAGCACTTGCCGATACAATCATACAATTATTAAGCGATCTTGACTTACAACAGCGGATGCAAGCTGCCGCTTTAGCACGCTGTCAAAATGATTTGAACTGGTCAAAAATTGCCTTTCAAACGGTGCATCTGTATCAAAAGATAGCTGCTAAGAGTTCAATGTATTCTTCCGCTTACTAA
- a CDS encoding glycosyltransferase family 2 protein: protein MRLPEISVILPAYNTEKYIGRAIASALNQSISNIEIIVVDDGSTDNTVSVIQQIQAQDERLKLLINEQNMGVSKTRNRALAAAQGDWIAVLDSDDWYDQKRLEKILWVAKAENADIVADDLHLIRDGENSPWSTLLCQGKAQFSSLKQISPVYFLETDTYGQPGLHLGYSKPLFKKSFLTEHNIWYDPTLRNAGDFWFLLDCLVHKARFCLIPEPYYYYRSRPNSLIRQSSLERLENELATTHNFLEKEVVKDSPPLVRALLNNAKVLTRYRNYYSVVEPLKQKDFRSAVTEAIKYPSFITHLVSRTPGILYRRWRRAIFKTDLWEGIS from the coding sequence ATGCGTCTACCAGAAATATCTGTCATCCTTCCTGCTTACAACACTGAAAAGTACATAGGGCGCGCGATCGCATCAGCGCTAAATCAGTCTATTTCAAATATTGAGATAATCGTAGTTGATGATGGTTCTACAGATAATACTGTGAGCGTTATTCAACAGATTCAAGCTCAAGATGAGCGACTGAAATTGCTGATCAATGAACAAAATATGGGTGTCAGTAAGACCCGAAACCGAGCGTTGGCAGCAGCGCAGGGGGACTGGATTGCTGTACTAGATTCAGATGATTGGTATGACCAAAAAAGACTAGAGAAGATACTTTGGGTGGCAAAAGCAGAAAATGCAGATATTGTCGCAGATGACTTGCATTTGATTCGAGATGGCGAAAATTCTCCTTGGTCAACGCTACTTTGTCAGGGGAAAGCGCAGTTTAGTTCACTTAAGCAAATTTCTCCTGTCTATTTCCTTGAAACAGACACATATGGTCAGCCAGGTTTGCATCTTGGATATTCTAAACCGTTGTTCAAGAAAAGTTTCTTGACTGAGCACAACATTTGGTATGATCCTACTCTTCGAAACGCTGGAGATTTCTGGTTTCTACTCGACTGCCTGGTACATAAGGCACGATTTTGCTTAATTCCAGAACCCTATTACTATTACCGATCACGGCCTAACTCTTTAATCCGCCAAAGCTCGTTAGAACGGTTGGAAAACGAACTCGCTACAACACATAATTTTCTTGAGAAGGAAGTTGTCAAAGATAGCCCCCCTTTAGTCAGAGCGCTACTCAACAATGCTAAGGTCTTGACGAGATATCGAAACTATTACAGCGTGGTAGAACCGCTCAAGCAGAAAGACTTTCGCTCAGCAGTTACAGAAGCGATTAAGTATCCTTCCTTCATTACCCATCTTGTCTCTAGAACGCCTGGAATCCTCTACCGTAGATGGCGACGTGCTATCTTTAAAACAGACTTATGGGAAGGGATTAGCTAG
- a CDS encoding oligosaccharide flippase family protein has translation MLGKRKFIGNSLAMLINRVTQSIATFMLSAAIARSLGADALGQYLLAFSLYYIFVTLASQGLRVFFTRELARNPEEISIYLTNGTFLQTLLSLVAYISLVAVVFIMPYGEDASAVCYLMGLAIFPFALSNVTEAIFQALEKMHLIAVTTVPIYIIRLFIILAAMQLEYGIRSVVLILVASEALILVIQWLCILRFIKPTWKIKSDFLREILLEARTFFVIEGAAVISTRMEIVILSILGSELLLGLYGAVVQLLQPFLIVANSVIMAIFPAMSRSVGREKNEQRRIAENLIEFLMIMALPFMVGILLLGRGLLIFVYGPSFAEAALAFKIASLTLVILPFIRVLSYLLVANGFEKVNLRELTVTTPLAGTIGVFLVAQFQLLGAPAMQVSKSVISGSQYIYATYSRLFALDLRRIFVRPLLVSLLMVPPLWLLKQSNLEFWIVLIVSIGAYVAIVSTIGILLLGGPRVVYAKLSNKG, from the coding sequence ATGCTAGGAAAGCGAAAATTTATCGGTAACTCGCTGGCGATGCTGATCAACCGGGTAACGCAGAGCATTGCTACGTTTATGCTGTCTGCTGCGATCGCCCGCTCACTAGGCGCCGATGCGTTAGGACAATATCTATTAGCGTTTAGTCTTTATTACATATTCGTCACGCTAGCATCGCAAGGACTAAGAGTCTTTTTTACTCGCGAGCTTGCTCGCAATCCAGAAGAGATTTCTATCTATCTTACAAACGGGACTTTTCTTCAAACGCTTTTGAGTTTGGTTGCCTACATTAGTCTTGTCGCTGTTGTATTTATTATGCCCTACGGTGAGGATGCATCAGCCGTGTGCTACCTCATGGGCTTAGCTATTTTTCCTTTTGCCTTATCAAATGTCACTGAAGCCATTTTCCAAGCACTTGAGAAAATGCATTTAATTGCAGTGACAACGGTACCAATTTACATCATACGTCTGTTCATAATTCTAGCTGCAATGCAATTGGAATATGGCATTCGAAGTGTGGTCTTAATTCTAGTTGCTTCGGAGGCACTAATTCTTGTAATTCAATGGTTGTGCATTCTTCGATTTATTAAACCTACGTGGAAAATTAAGAGTGATTTCCTTCGTGAGATTCTGCTTGAAGCGCGTACCTTTTTTGTCATAGAAGGCGCGGCAGTGATTAGTACTCGTATGGAAATCGTCATTCTTTCTATTTTGGGTAGTGAGCTACTTCTAGGGCTCTATGGAGCCGTCGTTCAGTTACTTCAACCATTCCTTATTGTCGCTAATAGTGTGATAATGGCCATTTTTCCGGCTATGTCGAGAAGCGTAGGTCGAGAAAAAAATGAGCAGCGGCGAATAGCAGAAAATTTAATCGAGTTTCTTATGATCATGGCCTTACCGTTTATGGTAGGTATCCTGCTATTAGGGCGAGGTTTACTGATTTTTGTATATGGTCCTAGCTTTGCTGAGGCAGCTTTAGCATTTAAGATTGCATCGTTAACGCTGGTCATACTACCCTTTATCCGGGTATTGAGCTATTTACTAGTCGCAAATGGATTTGAAAAAGTGAATTTAAGGGAGCTGACTGTGACAACTCCCTTAGCAGGAACAATCGGCGTCTTTCTAGTAGCGCAGTTTCAGCTGTTGGGTGCACCTGCTATGCAGGTTAGTAAGTCGGTGATCTCAGGCAGCCAGTACATCTATGCAACCTACAGTCGGTTGTTTGCTCTAGACCTGAGACGAATTTTTGTACGTCCTCTTCTCGTGAGTCTGCTGATGGTTCCACCACTTTGGCTTCTAAAGCAGTCGAATCTTGAGTTTTGGATTGTTCTGATAGTCTCCATTGGTGCATATGTGGCAATAGTAAGCACAATCGGAATTTTGTTACTAGGAGGTCCTCGCGTCGTGTACGCCAAGCTTTCAAACAAAGGGTAG
- a CDS encoding polysaccharide biosynthesis/export family protein, with the protein MLPAFCLTALSPALAQLPTLSPQSALPGDSFVQSTESTYVLGPGDQVEITVFGFEEYTGAKTILSDGTITLPVIGVVPAAGRTPEQLTEQLTTQLQAYLIDPAVTVTLNTLRPVVVNVAGEVQRPGPVSLQGLTDTSRYEESSSGSKPTVSFALIQAGGITQSADIRQVVVRRGLPNGNSITSTVNLWDTLAFGDTSPGLVILQDGDSVYVPRLSDNESFDRRLVDRSSLSPGTVRVRVVGEVKQPGEVQVPPGSSLSSAVAIAGGPTEEAKLAEVDFVRMNEDGEIKRQTIDLRNLTDTYQVRDGDVVIVPELAAASALDWADRLLNPLRFLFGIF; encoded by the coding sequence ATGCTTCCAGCCTTTTGCCTCACGGCATTGTCGCCTGCGCTTGCTCAACTACCAACGCTGTCTCCCCAATCGGCATTGCCTGGGGATTCATTTGTTCAATCCACTGAATCTACCTACGTTCTAGGTCCTGGGGATCAAGTTGAAATTACGGTGTTCGGCTTTGAAGAATATACAGGCGCAAAAACCATTCTGTCAGATGGGACTATTACGTTGCCTGTAATCGGAGTTGTTCCTGCGGCTGGTCGTACTCCGGAACAGCTAACTGAGCAACTGACAACGCAGCTGCAAGCGTATTTAATTGATCCTGCCGTCACAGTTACGCTAAATACGCTACGTCCAGTTGTAGTCAATGTAGCTGGAGAGGTTCAGCGACCCGGTCCCGTCAGCCTTCAGGGATTAACAGATACTTCTAGATATGAAGAATCTTCGTCGGGTAGTAAGCCAACTGTGAGTTTTGCGTTGATTCAAGCTGGAGGGATTACCCAATCTGCAGATATTCGCCAAGTTGTCGTCCGCCGTGGATTACCTAACGGAAATTCTATAACCTCAACGGTCAATCTTTGGGATACTTTAGCGTTTGGAGATACTTCGCCAGGTCTTGTCATATTACAGGATGGTGATTCAGTTTATGTTCCCCGCTTGAGCGATAATGAGTCATTTGATCGTCGTTTAGTTGATCGATCGAGCCTATCTCCAGGGACGGTAAGGGTACGGGTCGTCGGGGAAGTGAAACAGCCCGGCGAAGTACAAGTACCACCCGGTAGCTCATTGTCTAGTGCAGTTGCGATCGCCGGAGGACCAACCGAAGAAGCAAAACTAGCAGAAGTAGACTTTGTGCGGATGAATGAAGATGGCGAAATTAAGCGGCAGACCATTGATCTACGCAATCTAACCGATACCTATCAGGTTCGAGATGGTGATGTTGTGATTGTGCCCGAGCTGGCGGCTGCTTCGGCGCTAGATTGGGCAGACCGACTACTCAATCCGCTTAGATTTCTATTTGGCATATTTTAA
- a CDS encoding polysaccharide biosynthesis tyrosine autokinase, with product MSLNTNGAVNDSHTAKSMRDKEYTEEIDLQKYWCVLRRRWRLATFVFSSSICLTVLALASQEAEYEATGKLLIKGGRTSSLTGLNVDIGELEALDSLQKDPLRTQAEIIQSLPTLEKAIATAEAAVIEEALTPTSLKEGLEVKAIPGTDILEISYQSPDDQTAPVIVNALMEAYIENNVETNREEAIAARRFIAGQLPQTESAVSAAEANLRQFKEENGVVDLEQEAAQAVDSIGNLDTQIDQAKTELANVNARLLELRRQLGMELETAIELNTLSQSPGVQEVLTELQAVQSQLAIEQARYQSTHPAVLNLQRQVNSLESLLRQRIRTVTTNGRQQFENSNMQLGELQQSLIELYLQLEVDRVGLSQRVSELSDLQGVYRRRASTLPALEKTQRELERRLQASQTTYEALLTKLQEVQVAENQNVGNARVVEAAIAPESPVDSRRELILIAGILAGSLVGISAAFAQDLLDRSIKTLNDCREQFGYALLGAIPLFNETSNLHRSKSHSKQLASSVFSNVRTRSRNVHASVVTEAYQMLWSNLKSVTSRQELKTIVITSAAAGEGKSEVSVNLATTIAQSGQRVLLIDADMRHPSLHKTWNISNRVGLSSFLVGQSSAQDTIQSVMPRLHVLPSGWISSNPVDLLDASSMERLIAELSEYYDFIILDSSPFVGCADPSILGKVADGVVLVVRPGVLNAKAANAAREHLMSTEQRVVGMVVNALDVKNDPDSYFYSTYYTRVDEINSRDRSVVPDTVVSNQGIFRL from the coding sequence GTGTCACTTAATACTAACGGCGCCGTCAATGATAGCCACACTGCAAAGTCGATGAGAGATAAAGAGTACACTGAAGAGATTGACCTTCAGAAATACTGGTGCGTTCTAAGAAGACGCTGGCGCTTAGCAACCTTTGTGTTTTCGTCTAGTATATGTCTTACGGTTCTAGCTCTTGCATCACAAGAGGCAGAATATGAGGCAACTGGCAAACTTCTAATTAAAGGAGGCCGTACCTCCTCTTTAACAGGGCTTAATGTTGACATTGGAGAGTTAGAGGCTTTAGATAGCCTTCAAAAAGATCCGCTAAGAACCCAAGCGGAAATTATTCAGTCGCTTCCTACTCTAGAGAAGGCGATCGCGACAGCAGAAGCCGCAGTCATAGAAGAGGCACTCACCCCAACTTCGCTGAAAGAGGGGTTGGAGGTCAAGGCAATTCCTGGAACAGATATTCTAGAGATTTCATATCAAAGTCCCGACGATCAAACTGCGCCCGTTATCGTTAATGCATTGATGGAAGCTTATATTGAGAATAACGTTGAGACAAACCGTGAGGAAGCAATAGCTGCTCGACGATTCATTGCCGGACAGCTACCTCAAACAGAATCAGCGGTAAGCGCTGCCGAGGCAAATCTTCGTCAGTTTAAAGAGGAAAATGGTGTGGTCGATCTAGAGCAAGAGGCCGCTCAAGCTGTTGACAGCATTGGTAATCTTGACACTCAAATTGATCAAGCGAAAACAGAACTAGCCAATGTAAACGCTCGTCTACTAGAACTAAGACGTCAGCTAGGAATGGAGCTAGAAACTGCGATTGAACTGAACACTCTTAGTCAATCGCCTGGTGTGCAGGAAGTACTTACTGAGTTGCAGGCAGTTCAATCACAGCTGGCGATTGAACAGGCTCGATACCAGAGCACCCATCCTGCTGTGCTAAATCTACAGCGTCAGGTAAATTCGCTTGAGAGTCTCTTGCGGCAGAGAATTAGAACGGTAACAACCAACGGTAGGCAACAGTTTGAAAATAGCAATATGCAGCTTGGAGAGCTACAGCAGAGCTTGATTGAACTGTACTTACAATTAGAAGTTGATCGAGTTGGATTATCTCAACGAGTTTCGGAGCTGTCAGATCTTCAAGGCGTTTATAGGCGTCGAGCGTCTACTCTACCGGCTTTAGAGAAGACCCAGCGTGAATTGGAACGGCGATTGCAGGCCTCTCAAACTACTTATGAAGCCTTGTTAACTAAGTTGCAAGAGGTACAGGTGGCTGAAAACCAGAATGTGGGTAATGCTCGCGTGGTTGAAGCTGCGATCGCACCAGAGAGTCCGGTTGATTCGAGGCGCGAGCTAATCCTAATCGCTGGTATTCTAGCTGGGTCGTTAGTTGGTATTAGCGCTGCCTTTGCACAAGATTTGTTAGATCGGTCGATAAAGACCCTAAATGACTGCCGAGAACAGTTCGGCTATGCGCTCCTAGGTGCTATTCCACTCTTCAATGAAACTAGCAACCTACACAGATCAAAAAGTCATTCAAAACAGCTGGCTTCTAGCGTATTTTCTAATGTCCGAACTCGGAGTAGAAATGTGCATGCTTCAGTAGTGACCGAAGCATACCAGATGCTTTGGTCGAATCTTAAGTCTGTTACTTCCCGCCAAGAGCTAAAGACGATTGTTATAACAAGTGCTGCAGCCGGGGAGGGTAAGTCGGAAGTTTCTGTCAATTTGGCTACTACGATCGCTCAGTCCGGACAGCGGGTCTTGCTTATAGATGCTGATATGCGTCACCCCTCTCTTCACAAAACCTGGAATATTTCTAACCGAGTTGGGTTAAGTTCCTTCCTCGTAGGACAGAGCAGTGCGCAAGATACTATTCAAAGCGTGATGCCTCGTCTACATGTCCTGCCCTCAGGATGGATCTCCTCTAATCCGGTCGACTTATTAGATGCTTCTAGTATGGAAAGGCTGATCGCCGAACTTTCAGAGTATTACGATTTCATTATTTTGGATTCGTCTCCTTTCGTTGGCTGTGCCGATCCATCCATTTTAGGAAAAGTAGCTGATGGCGTTGTCTTAGTTGTACGACCTGGAGTACTAAACGCTAAAGCTGCAAACGCTGCTAGAGAACACTTGATGAGTACCGAGCAAAGAGTTGTTGGTATGGTCGTCAATGCCTTGGATGTCAAGAATGATCCCGATAGTTACTTCTACTCTACGTACTACACCCGAGTCGATGAAATAAATTCTAGGGACCGTTCTGTAGTTCCCGACACAGTTGTGTCCAACCAAGGAATATTTCGACTGTGA
- a CDS encoding sugar transferase yields MSSRKYAVVAPPTARNNVRTDLRFSPITHFRKGLAVRSFGLLILILLDSIALMLAWSIGIHYGTPIDSPWVEELSTFRLLSLAFEISIIAALGLYSSSIYRLDFIKIIKAVSLASVLLMLVAFLYDPEQYVSRSIFLVSWALSIFFICLFRFGYDRFSRYVCQKTSIRYSTFLICAEDERDNIIRLIEQESSYNLVGIADATSLDRSNRNETFLRLKSLGIQEVFVSWSAIRTRLHICWHFQTFGITLRLLPTELAPVLSILSRAEVSCVGGVLSPMIQVPVIVGGDYWIKRHLDKFFALLLLFILSPFLILIAILIKLDSPGPIFFKQTRIGLHGLRFKVWKFRTMVVNATQLQAILEARNEMKDGVLFKVKDDPRVTRVGKVLRRYSLDELPQLFNVITGEMSLIGPRPLPVRDVERFREKHFIRQEVLPGITGLWQVSGRSDIDDFEIAFNLDLTYIINWSLKLDMMILLKTVKVVFQRSGAY; encoded by the coding sequence ATGAGTTCTAGAAAATATGCTGTGGTAGCTCCTCCTACAGCTCGAAACAATGTCAGAACGGACTTACGATTCTCTCCTATTACACATTTTCGTAAAGGGCTGGCTGTTAGATCTTTTGGCTTACTTATCCTTATTCTATTAGACTCAATTGCTTTGATGCTTGCTTGGTCAATAGGAATTCACTATGGAACGCCTATCGATTCTCCTTGGGTAGAAGAGCTGTCGACATTTAGGCTTTTGTCTCTTGCTTTTGAAATTAGTATTATTGCAGCACTAGGACTGTACAGCTCTAGTATCTATCGTCTGGATTTCATTAAAATAATTAAAGCCGTTTCTTTAGCTAGTGTTCTTCTGATGCTAGTTGCATTTCTTTATGATCCAGAACAGTATGTTTCTCGTTCAATCTTTTTAGTATCTTGGGCGCTGAGCATATTCTTTATCTGCTTATTTAGGTTCGGATATGATCGATTTTCTAGGTATGTTTGTCAAAAAACCTCGATTCGTTATTCTACTTTTCTTATCTGCGCTGAGGATGAGCGAGACAATATTATTAGGTTAATTGAACAAGAAAGCAGCTACAACTTAGTTGGTATCGCTGACGCAACTTCTTTAGACAGAAGTAATCGTAATGAGACTTTTTTAAGGCTGAAAAGTTTAGGTATTCAAGAGGTATTTGTCTCTTGGTCAGCGATTAGAACTCGTTTGCACATTTGCTGGCACTTTCAGACATTCGGAATTACGCTTCGGCTTTTACCTACTGAGCTAGCTCCTGTCCTTTCCATTCTTTCTAGGGCCGAAGTTTCGTGCGTGGGTGGTGTCCTTTCTCCAATGATTCAAGTGCCAGTGATTGTCGGCGGAGATTATTGGATAAAGAGGCACCTCGATAAGTTCTTCGCGCTACTGCTATTATTCATTTTATCTCCTTTTTTGATTCTTATTGCCATTCTAATCAAACTAGATTCTCCTGGTCCAATCTTTTTTAAACAAACCCGCATCGGTTTACATGGTCTAAGGTTTAAGGTGTGGAAATTTCGGACTATGGTTGTTAATGCGACCCAATTGCAAGCAATATTAGAAGCAAGAAATGAGATGAAAGATGGTGTTCTTTTTAAAGTGAAAGACGATCCTAGAGTAACAAGAGTTGGTAAGGTTCTGCGGCGCTACAGCCTAGATGAGCTGCCTCAATTGTTCAATGTGATTACGGGTGAGATGAGCTTAATTGGACCTCGCCCTTTGCCTGTTAGGGACGTAGAAAGATTTCGAGAGAAACACTTTATTCGACAAGAAGTTTTACCAGGCATTACAGGATTATGGCAGGTTTCAGGTCGCTCTGATATTGATGACTTTGAGATTGCATTCAACCTTGATTTGACTTACATCATTAACTGGTCCTTAAAGCTGGACATGATGATTTTACTTAAGACAGTTAAAGTTGTTTTTCAAAGATCAGGCGCTTACTAA
- a CDS encoding inorganic diphosphatase, producing the protein MDLSRIPAQPKSGIVNVLIEIPAKSKNKYEFDKDLNAFALDRVLFSSVQYPYDYGFIPNTLADDGDPLDGMVIMDQPTFPGCVIPARPIGMMEMIDGGDRDEKILCVPADDPRYANVKTIDDIEPHRLEEISEFFRTYKNLEKKECEVLGWKNLDQVQPLIDECIKAAS; encoded by the coding sequence ATGGATTTATCCCGTATTCCCGCACAGCCAAAGTCTGGCATCGTCAACGTGCTCATCGAGATTCCCGCTAAGAGCAAAAATAAGTACGAGTTTGACAAAGACCTCAACGCATTTGCACTAGACCGTGTGCTGTTTTCTTCAGTGCAATACCCCTACGACTATGGATTTATTCCTAATACCCTAGCCGATGACGGCGATCCACTAGACGGTATGGTGATTATGGATCAGCCTACCTTTCCAGGATGCGTTATTCCCGCTAGGCCCATTGGCATGATGGAGATGATTGACGGTGGCGATCGCGACGAAAAAATTCTGTGTGTCCCTGCAGACGATCCTCGTTATGCCAACGTAAAAACAATCGACGATATTGAACCTCACCGTTTAGAAGAAATCTCCGAATTTTTTAGAACGTACAAAAACTTAGAGAAGAAAGAATGTGAAGTGCTTGGCTGGAAGAATCTAGACCAGGTGCAGCCGCTGATTGACGAATGCATCAAAGCCGCCAGCTAA